A window of Natrinema salifodinae contains these coding sequences:
- a CDS encoding Lrp/AsnC family transcriptional regulator: protein MGIRLDEVNRRIIHALMDDARNTSAPMIADEVGVSPATVRNRIEQLEEANVLQGYHANVNFEAANRHFRNLYICHAPVDSRERLANQARLIPGVINVRVLMAGRRNLHILAVGEDTSDLRRVAREIAALGIEIEDEDLVQSEDYQSYQPFGPDNEAPYALSDFISLTGNAEVAEVTIEDDAPIAGMTLAEAGDDDVLDDQLLVVSIERDDKVVTPRGQTRIRADDLLTIVSRNGIAEPSLDAFRAES from the coding sequence ATGGGAATTCGGCTCGACGAAGTGAACCGACGCATCATCCACGCCCTGATGGACGATGCCAGAAATACCTCCGCGCCGATGATCGCCGACGAGGTGGGGGTCTCGCCGGCGACCGTCAGGAACCGAATCGAGCAACTCGAGGAGGCGAACGTCCTCCAGGGATACCACGCGAACGTCAACTTCGAGGCGGCGAACCGCCACTTCAGGAACCTGTATATCTGTCACGCACCGGTCGACTCCCGCGAGCGACTCGCCAACCAGGCTAGGCTCATTCCGGGCGTCATCAACGTGCGCGTGCTGATGGCCGGACGTCGGAACCTCCACATTCTCGCCGTCGGCGAAGACACGAGCGATCTCCGCCGCGTCGCCCGCGAGATCGCCGCACTCGGGATCGAAATCGAGGACGAGGACCTCGTCCAGTCCGAGGATTACCAGAGCTACCAGCCGTTCGGCCCCGACAACGAGGCGCCGTACGCGCTCTCCGATTTCATCAGTCTGACCGGAAACGCCGAGGTCGCGGAGGTCACGATCGAAGACGACGCCCCGATCGCCGGCATGACGCTCGCAGAGGCCGGCGACGACGATGTCCTCGATGATCAGTTGCTCGTCGTTTCGATCGAACGCGACGATAAGGTGGTCACGCCGCGCGGTCAAACTCGCATTCGAGCGGACGACCTCCTCACGATCGTCTCGCGCAACGGTATCGCCGAGCCGTCGCTCGACGCGTTTCGGGCCGAATCGTAG
- a CDS encoding universal stress protein, with the protein MTDTILAHLLVPVANEDDAKATCRELDSYIDDETETIIVTHVIEKAEGYMDKAPLEARERQAETVFSIVEDYFDDGPRIRRELRYGTDVVDEIVAAAEEFDVSAIGFTPRPGGRIREFLTGDPAYRLLTESHHPVVAFSTDEEGDR; encoded by the coding sequence ATGACTGACACGATCCTCGCGCATCTACTCGTTCCGGTTGCGAACGAGGACGATGCGAAGGCGACGTGTCGAGAGCTCGACTCGTACATCGACGACGAGACGGAGACGATCATCGTCACCCACGTGATCGAGAAGGCGGAGGGGTACATGGACAAGGCGCCGCTCGAAGCGCGGGAACGGCAGGCCGAAACCGTGTTCTCGATCGTCGAAGACTACTTCGACGACGGCCCTCGGATCCGGCGCGAACTGCGATACGGTACCGACGTCGTCGACGAGATCGTCGCGGCGGCCGAGGAGTTCGACGTCTCGGCGATCGGCTTTACGCCCCGCCCGGGCGGGCGGATCCGCGAGTTCCTGACGGGCGATCCGGCGTACCGACTGCTCACCGAGAGCCACCACCCCGTCGTGGCGTTTTCCACAGACGAGGAGGGTGATCGCTAA
- a CDS encoding potassium channel family protein — protein MYLVIVGAGDIGSNLIERAVGDGNDVVVIERNDERANAASAEYDCLVLNADATNHDTLREAGIERADAVISTTDVDATNIMVMLLAQEHDVPNLVSVVHDPENLPVFEKIGVTLIENPQQLIADHLYHTVRYPNVGDFVDLDDETELVELTVTETAPMSGQLLETATESGTLPEGSLVVALERDGEIRAPRGETTIRTGDTVTVFTDDARLADAVAAFTATDSEP, from the coding sequence ATGTATCTCGTCATCGTCGGTGCCGGAGACATCGGATCGAACCTGATCGAGCGCGCAGTGGGCGACGGCAACGACGTCGTCGTCATCGAGCGGAACGACGAGCGAGCGAACGCCGCCTCCGCTGAATACGACTGCCTCGTCCTCAACGCCGACGCGACGAACCACGACACGCTCAGAGAGGCGGGGATCGAGCGCGCGGACGCCGTCATCTCCACGACGGACGTCGACGCGACCAACATCATGGTGATGTTGCTCGCGCAGGAACACGACGTGCCAAACCTCGTCAGCGTGGTTCACGACCCCGAGAACCTCCCCGTGTTCGAGAAGATCGGCGTCACTTTGATCGAGAATCCGCAGCAGCTGATCGCGGACCACCTCTATCACACGGTCCGGTATCCGAACGTCGGCGACTTCGTCGACCTCGACGACGAGACCGAACTGGTGGAACTGACCGTCACCGAAACGGCACCGATGAGCGGCCAACTCCTCGAGACGGCCACGGAGTCCGGCACGCTTCCGGAGGGGAGTCTGGTCGTCGCGCTCGAACGCGACGGGGAGATTCGCGCGCCGAGAGGGGAGACGACGATCCGGACGGGCGACACGGTGACGGTGTTCACCGACGACGCCAGGCTGGCCGACGCCGTCGCGGCGTTTACCGCTACCGACAGCGAGCCATGA
- a CDS encoding TrkH family potassium uptake protein — MRARYPTVGRDVGRILQAVSLMLVVSVLIAVGTREFFAVPAFVVSAVAMGGAGTALARRYGDAPPAGKLEAMITAASAWALVGVLGGLPFLLVAWSIALDPFPAWANAPPMDDTTVVFLSPLDAVFESVSGFTGTGLTVAAVEEELPRSLHWWRSFTEWIGGVGVIVLTVAILARPGSGSFTLYESEARSEKIHPSIVATVKEIWKIYLGLTLASIGLFLVVGMPLWDAINHGMTGIATGGFSVHAASIGHYGSPLIEYAVVPVMVAGSIAFPIHYLIVNGELENFYADIQTRWVFLWFGIGSLALTLILGFNGQYETLEESFRTALFQFVSATSNTGFGTATIGDGTDRVWTAGATLVTCLGMLTGAAAGSTVSGLKLIRVITLVKGTAWQIADVFQPDSAVRRLRIGERSLSESQVQREYTEATVVFVLWVAFLAVGVAVLLRTLSPEHPLEYVIFDVMSAQSNVGLDSGITGPNMPDPAKAMLIVNMWVGRLEIIPVAVLLGTVFRRANLYR, encoded by the coding sequence ATGAGGGCGCGGTATCCGACGGTCGGACGGGACGTCGGCCGCATCCTCCAGGCCGTCTCGCTGATGCTCGTCGTGTCGGTCCTGATCGCCGTCGGCACCCGCGAGTTCTTCGCCGTCCCCGCCTTCGTCGTCTCCGCCGTCGCGATGGGCGGGGCCGGGACCGCGCTAGCGCGGCGGTACGGGGACGCGCCGCCGGCCGGAAAACTCGAGGCGATGATCACCGCGGCCAGCGCGTGGGCGTTGGTCGGCGTGCTCGGTGGGTTGCCGTTCCTGCTCGTCGCCTGGTCGATCGCGCTCGATCCGTTCCCGGCGTGGGCGAACGCGCCGCCGATGGACGACACGACGGTCGTCTTCCTCTCCCCGCTCGATGCCGTCTTCGAGAGCGTGAGCGGCTTTACCGGGACCGGGCTGACGGTCGCCGCGGTCGAGGAGGAACTCCCCCGGTCGCTGCACTGGTGGCGGTCGTTCACCGAGTGGATCGGCGGCGTCGGCGTGATCGTGCTGACCGTCGCCATCCTCGCGCGGCCCGGCAGCGGCTCCTTTACGCTCTACGAGAGCGAGGCGCGCTCCGAGAAGATCCACCCCAGCATCGTCGCCACGGTCAAAGAGATCTGGAAGATCTATCTCGGCCTCACGCTCGCCTCGATCGGCCTGTTCCTCGTGGTCGGCATGCCGCTGTGGGACGCGATCAACCACGGGATGACCGGGATCGCCACCGGCGGGTTCTCCGTCCACGCGGCGTCGATCGGCCACTACGGCAGCCCCCTCATCGAGTACGCGGTCGTGCCGGTCATGGTCGCCGGGAGTATAGCGTTCCCGATCCACTACCTCATCGTCAACGGCGAACTGGAGAACTTCTACGCGGATATCCAGACCCGCTGGGTGTTCCTCTGGTTCGGAATCGGATCGCTCGCGCTGACCCTGATCTTGGGGTTCAACGGGCAGTACGAGACGCTCGAGGAGAGCTTCCGAACCGCGCTGTTCCAGTTCGTCTCCGCCACGTCGAACACTGGCTTCGGGACGGCGACGATCGGCGACGGCACGGACCGGGTCTGGACGGCCGGCGCGACGCTGGTGACGTGCCTGGGGATGCTCACCGGTGCGGCGGCCGGGTCGACGGTGAGCGGCCTCAAGCTCATCCGCGTCATCACGCTCGTCAAAGGGACGGCCTGGCAGATCGCCGACGTCTTCCAGCCGGACAGCGCGGTCCGACGCCTCCGCATCGGCGAACGGAGTCTCAGCGAATCGCAGGTCCAGCGGGAGTACACCGAGGCGACCGTCGTCTTCGTCCTGTGGGTCGCCTTCCTCGCCGTGGGCGTGGCCGTTCTCCTGCGGACGCTCTCGCCCGAACACCCGCTGGAGTACGTCATCTTCGACGTGATGAGCGCACAGAGCAACGTCGGGCTCGATTCCGGGATCACCGGCCCGAACATGCCCGACCCCGCGAAGGCGATGCTGATCGTCAACATGTGGGTAGGACGGCTCGAGATCATTCCGGTCGCCGTGCTGCTCGGAACCGTCTTCCGGCGGGCGAACCTCTACCGGTGA
- a CDS encoding aldehyde dehydrogenase family protein produces the protein MSESDLPLAPESGWNSLYLAGDWTDVGGREPLSVENPYTREEVATIPAGTEDDVDAAYQAAAAAQEAWAQQPPQARAGAVNAAIEFVGDHREEIAELLAVEAGSAQVKCEAELQTARGMMQQAASYPFRMDGQHMDSITPGKENVAERVPVGVVGVISPWNFPLHLSMRAVAPAIAAGNAVVLKPASNTPITGGLLLARIFEEAGVPEGVLSVVPGRGSEIGDAVADHEVPRVLAFTGSTEIGQRVAQKAASNCALPALELGGNNVHVVTEHADLDRAVDGGIFGSFLHQGQACISINRHLVHENVADEYADALADRAASLPTGDPTDEDTIIGPIIDESQRDQILDYVERSVDEGATVAAGGDHDGLVVEPTVLVDADNDMAAAENEHFGPIAPVIPYSSDEEAIELANDTIHGLSGSVHSEDLGQARAIADGIDTGMIHINDQPINDEPHVPFGGMKQSGMGRYNGEQILDEMTTTKWVSVQHEPREYPF, from the coding sequence ATGTCCGAGTCGGACTTGCCACTCGCCCCCGAGAGCGGCTGGAACTCGCTGTACCTGGCCGGCGACTGGACCGACGTCGGCGGCCGGGAGCCGCTGTCGGTCGAGAATCCGTACACGCGCGAGGAGGTCGCGACCATCCCGGCGGGAACCGAGGACGACGTCGACGCGGCCTACCAGGCTGCAGCGGCGGCGCAGGAAGCGTGGGCTCAGCAGCCACCGCAGGCCCGAGCGGGCGCGGTCAACGCCGCGATCGAGTTCGTCGGCGACCACCGCGAGGAGATCGCCGAGTTGTTGGCCGTCGAGGCCGGCAGCGCGCAGGTCAAGTGCGAGGCCGAGTTGCAGACCGCGCGCGGAATGATGCAGCAGGCGGCCAGCTATCCCTTCCGGATGGACGGCCAGCACATGGACTCGATCACGCCGGGAAAGGAGAACGTCGCCGAGCGGGTGCCCGTCGGCGTCGTCGGCGTCATCTCCCCGTGGAACTTCCCGCTGCACCTCTCGATGCGGGCGGTTGCGCCGGCCATCGCGGCGGGCAACGCCGTAGTGCTCAAGCCCGCCTCGAACACCCCGATCACCGGCGGCCTGCTGCTCGCGCGGATCTTCGAGGAAGCGGGCGTGCCCGAAGGCGTGCTCAGCGTCGTCCCCGGTCGCGGCTCGGAGATCGGCGACGCCGTCGCCGACCACGAGGTCCCCCGCGTCCTCGCCTTCACGGGCTCGACCGAGATCGGACAGCGAGTCGCGCAAAAGGCGGCGAGTAACTGCGCCCTGCCCGCGCTCGAACTCGGCGGCAATAACGTCCACGTCGTCACCGAGCACGCCGACCTCGACCGGGCCGTCGACGGCGGTATCTTCGGCTCGTTCCTCCACCAGGGCCAGGCGTGCATCTCGATCAACCGTCACCTCGTCCACGAGAACGTCGCCGACGAGTACGCGGACGCGCTCGCCGATCGAGCCGCCTCGCTGCCGACCGGCGATCCGACCGACGAGGACACGATCATCGGCCCGATCATCGACGAGAGCCAACGCGATCAGATCCTCGACTACGTCGAGCGGTCGGTCGACGAGGGCGCGACCGTCGCGGCCGGCGGCGACCACGACGGCCTGGTCGTCGAGCCGACGGTGCTCGTCGACGCCGACAACGACATGGCCGCGGCGGAAAACGAGCATTTCGGGCCGATCGCGCCGGTGATCCCCTACTCGAGCGACGAGGAGGCGATCGAGTTGGCCAACGATACGATCCACGGGCTGTCGGGGTCGGTCCACAGCGAGGACCTCGGCCAGGCCCGCGCGATCGCGGACGGGATCGACACGGGCATGATCCACATCAACGACCAGCCGATCAACGACGAGCCCCACGTCCCCTTCGGCGGGATGAAACAGTCCGGGATGGGTCGGTACAACGGCGAGCAGATTCTCGACGAGATGACGACCACGAAGTGGGTCTCGGTCCAGCACGAGCCGCGGGAGTATCCCTTCTGA
- a CDS encoding RNA 2'-phosphotransferase: MTDPVRTCDDHGAFVADCERCPACDAPGARLLSGERRRRLSKFLSGALRHFPNDVGLELDERGWTAFDDLIDAVERTYDWATAEHVAAVIATDPKGRFERTRTDTAAEHDDAGSRVRVRASYGHSVDVDLEPTDAPVPDDLYHGTAPATLDSIREEGLRPMNRQQVHLSGSRAAARRVGQRHADDPVLLAVDAAAMLADGHRIAKRGRETYTTDAVPPEYLSRVDDGDGDSTGNGSGQA; encoded by the coding sequence GTGACCGATCCCGTTCGCACCTGCGACGACCACGGTGCGTTCGTAGCCGACTGCGAGCGGTGTCCCGCCTGCGACGCGCCAGGCGCGCGACTGCTGTCGGGCGAGCGGCGCCGCCGCCTCTCGAAGTTCCTGAGCGGCGCGCTCCGGCATTTCCCCAACGACGTCGGCCTCGAACTCGACGAGCGCGGCTGGACGGCCTTCGACGACCTGATCGACGCCGTCGAACGGACGTACGATTGGGCCACCGCAGAGCACGTCGCGGCCGTGATCGCGACGGATCCGAAGGGGCGGTTCGAGCGGACCCGAACTGATACGGCTGCGGAACACGACGACGCCGGTAGTCGCGTTCGCGTTCGCGCGTCGTACGGCCACTCCGTCGACGTCGACCTCGAACCGACTGACGCGCCGGTCCCGGACGACCTCTACCACGGGACCGCGCCGGCGACCCTCGATTCGATCCGCGAGGAGGGGCTTCGTCCGATGAACCGCCAGCAGGTCCACCTCTCCGGGAGCCGGGCGGCGGCCCGCCGCGTCGGACAGCGCCATGCCGACGATCCCGTCCTGCTCGCCGTCGACGCCGCGGCGATGCTCGCGGACGGCCACCGGATCGCGAAACGGGGCCGGGAGACGTACACGACCGACGCCGTCCCGCCCGAGTACCTCTCGCGGGTCGACGACGGCGACGGCGATTCGACCGGAAACGGATCCGGCCAGGCGTGA
- a CDS encoding DUF5806 family protein — protein sequence MDGNETVDRSDADRADRTDRDGAADTDTDADVSDTDTATNGDQAAAAGDSDGDGTMPGVPDPEPQESDVPEDVRKYARFKKMDGAQYDRVNDFLRDRTYITAREWAIARLCSDFRTETGVEMTKIGENLPELVPFMTDTYSPQAVNQARSSFEDKVRTAGATFLYGAMCDFFTAEELDDVMYEATEVAKFLLEVEGVDLSVEEELEAEERISSVMREVREASEELRAEEELQDAE from the coding sequence ATGGACGGCAACGAGACGGTCGATCGGTCCGACGCCGACCGCGCCGACCGTACCGATCGCGACGGTGCGGCCGACACCGACACGGACGCAGACGTGAGCGACACGGACACCGCGACGAACGGCGACCAGGCGGCGGCCGCCGGCGACAGCGACGGCGACGGAACGATGCCCGGCGTCCCGGACCCCGAACCGCAGGAGTCGGACGTCCCCGAGGACGTGCGGAAGTACGCCCGCTTCAAGAAGATGGACGGCGCCCAGTACGACCGGGTGAACGACTTCCTGCGCGACCGGACCTACATCACCGCTCGCGAGTGGGCTATCGCCCGCCTCTGTTCGGACTTCCGGACCGAGACCGGCGTCGAGATGACCAAGATCGGCGAGAACCTTCCTGAACTGGTCCCCTTCATGACCGACACCTACTCGCCCCAGGCGGTCAACCAGGCCCGATCGTCGTTCGAGGACAAAGTTCGCACGGCCGGCGCGACGTTTCTCTACGGCGCGATGTGCGACTTCTTCACCGCCGAGGAGCTCGACGACGTGATGTACGAGGCCACCGAGGTCGCGAAGTTCCTGCTGGAAGTCGAGGGCGTCGACCTCTCCGTCGAGGAGGAGTTAGAGGCCGAAGAGCGGATCTCGAGCGTGATGCGGGAGGTCCGAGAGGCCAGCGAGGAGCTCCGCGCGGAGGAAGAGCTACAGGACGCGGAGTAG
- a CDS encoding beta-propeller domain-containing protein: MTARTERTRLLAVALAALLVGAAVGTGLTGLFDGHTADAVDREARPIEGVSDPELVTFESDAAFAEYLDGRPDDAWTGPATTALTGGDDAAVEEDLDDTETAADGSAAVESDAATAPSGGDGGSAPDSEPRHSETNVQEAALDEPAVLKTDGESVYYADYRYTSRWAETSVVDVSDPANPTAVGSIPLSGDLLLADDTLVVLGDDEAAGYDVSDPAEPEERWRTDLAADIDTARLHDGDLYLILVDRPGGDPCPMTPYGDDPVECTDVVRPATPADADAVYTAARVDPETGALESRESVVGSQSLSATYVSENGIYLSYMRSTSGYELRRSFLGTEAGAELLDARARERVAALDDLEISDRAKRVELREILRAWYDRMADDERREARQAFEEGVREHAAANHRNLTTTGIVRIDIEGDLAADASGEVPGTPLNQFSMDEHEDHLRIATTIPRTHGVDSENDVYVLDSDLETVGSVTGLGVDERIYSVRFEGDEGYVVTYREIDPFYTLDLSEPTDPTVDGELKLPGFSEYLHPLEDDLVLGVGQEDRHPKATLFDVTDPEDPIELDSEIFADERYSDVSRTHTAFLQDEAHGVFFMPGNEASYVVDYEGGELEEVAHVDVGGPGARAMYVGDSLYVFGEDEVVVLDERTWDETTRLDL; encoded by the coding sequence ATGACAGCACGAACTGAGCGGACCAGGCTGCTCGCGGTCGCCCTCGCGGCGCTGCTCGTGGGGGCGGCCGTCGGCACCGGACTGACGGGACTGTTCGACGGGCACACTGCCGACGCCGTCGACCGGGAGGCCAGGCCGATCGAGGGCGTGAGCGATCCCGAGTTGGTGACCTTCGAATCGGACGCGGCCTTCGCCGAGTACCTCGACGGCCGGCCGGACGACGCGTGGACCGGGCCGGCTACAACCGCTCTAACCGGCGGCGACGACGCGGCGGTCGAGGAGGACCTCGACGACACCGAGACGGCCGCGGACGGGTCGGCTGCCGTCGAGTCGGACGCGGCGACGGCACCGTCGGGCGGCGACGGCGGTTCCGCTCCCGACTCCGAACCGCGACACTCCGAGACGAACGTCCAGGAGGCCGCTCTCGACGAACCGGCCGTCCTGAAGACCGACGGCGAGTCGGTCTACTACGCCGACTACCGGTACACCTCCCGGTGGGCCGAGACGTCGGTCGTCGACGTGAGCGATCCCGCGAATCCGACGGCCGTCGGCTCGATCCCGCTCTCGGGCGACCTGCTGTTGGCCGACGACACGCTCGTCGTCCTCGGCGACGACGAGGCCGCCGGCTACGACGTGAGCGACCCCGCCGAGCCCGAAGAACGGTGGCGAACCGACCTCGCAGCGGACATCGACACCGCCCGCCTCCACGACGGCGACCTCTACCTGATCCTCGTCGATCGGCCAGGCGGCGATCCGTGCCCGATGACGCCCTACGGCGACGACCCGGTCGAGTGCACGGACGTCGTTCGCCCCGCGACGCCCGCGGACGCCGACGCCGTCTACACAGCCGCCCGCGTCGACCCCGAGACGGGGGCCCTCGAGAGCCGAGAGAGCGTCGTCGGCTCGCAGTCGCTGTCGGCGACCTACGTCTCCGAGAACGGGATCTACCTCTCGTACATGCGGTCGACCTCCGGGTACGAACTCCGGCGGTCGTTCCTCGGGACCGAAGCGGGCGCCGAACTGCTCGACGCTCGGGCCCGCGAGCGCGTCGCGGCGCTCGACGACCTCGAAATCTCCGATCGGGCGAAACGCGTCGAACTGCGCGAGATCCTCCGGGCCTGGTACGACCGAATGGCCGACGACGAGCGCCGGGAGGCCCGCCAAGCGTTCGAGGAGGGCGTCCGGGAGCACGCCGCGGCCAATCATCGGAATCTGACCACCACGGGAATCGTCAGGATCGACATCGAGGGCGACCTGGCCGCCGACGCGAGCGGCGAGGTGCCCGGGACGCCGCTCAATCAGTTCTCGATGGACGAACACGAGGACCACCTCCGCATCGCGACGACGATCCCTCGGACTCACGGGGTCGACTCCGAGAACGACGTCTACGTCCTCGACTCGGACCTCGAGACGGTCGGCTCGGTGACCGGCCTGGGCGTCGATGAACGGATCTACTCGGTTCGCTTCGAGGGCGACGAGGGCTACGTCGTCACCTACCGCGAGATCGACCCGTTTTACACGCTCGACCTCTCGGAGCCGACGGACCCGACTGTCGACGGCGAACTCAAACTACCCGGCTTCTCGGAGTACCTCCACCCCCTCGAAGACGACCTGGTGCTCGGCGTCGGTCAGGAGGATCGCCATCCCAAAGCCACGCTCTTCGACGTGACCGATCCCGAGGACCCGATCGAACTCGACTCGGAGATCTTCGCCGACGAGCGATACAGCGACGTCAGCCGAACGCACACCGCCTTCCTCCAGGACGAGGCCCACGGCGTGTTCTTCATGCCGGGGAACGAGGCCAGCTACGTCGTCGACTACGAGGGCGGCGAACTCGAAGAAGTCGCTCACGTCGACGTCGGCGGGCCGGGCGCCCGCGCGATGTACGTCGGCGACTCCCTCTACGTCTTCGGCGAGGACGAGGTCGTCGTCCTCGACGAGCGGACCTGGGACGAAACGACGCGACTCGACCTGTAA
- a CDS encoding thiolase family protein: MSQTPVVVKAVRTPQGKEDGVFADLRSEDLSVPLIDEILAETGLSGDEIDDLMWGCAQQRGEQGNNLARVIALLSELGENVPATTINRWCASSMQSVISASDAIAAGNRDAVIAGGVESMSRVPMGENTQNVHPRLAELYNIGELQMGMTAEKVAEEYGVSREEQDEYAARSQQRAAEATEEGRFDDEIVPIETGDGTVSEDEGIRPGTTTEKLAELPTVFKSDGTVTPGNASQISDGAAALLVTSEAFAEEHDLEIMAEVGMNNVAGVDPTVMGIGPVPATEGLLERNGRDIDEYDQVELNEAFASQTIYSRDQLGVDPEIFNVNGGAIALGHPLGASGARLPVTLINELRRRGGGLGLATLCVGFGQGAAIEFDVN; this comes from the coding sequence ATGTCACAGACGCCAGTCGTGGTGAAGGCAGTACGGACGCCCCAGGGGAAAGAAGACGGCGTGTTCGCCGATCTGCGAAGCGAGGACCTCTCGGTGCCGCTGATCGACGAGATCCTGGCCGAGACGGGGCTCTCCGGCGACGAGATCGACGATCTGATGTGGGGCTGTGCCCAGCAGCGCGGCGAGCAGGGGAACAACCTGGCTCGGGTCATCGCCCTGCTCTCCGAACTGGGCGAGAACGTCCCCGCAACGACGATCAACCGCTGGTGTGCGTCCTCGATGCAGTCGGTCATCTCCGCGTCCGACGCCATCGCGGCGGGCAACCGCGACGCCGTCATCGCCGGCGGCGTCGAAAGCATGAGCCGCGTCCCGATGGGCGAGAACACCCAGAACGTCCACCCGCGCCTGGCCGAACTGTACAACATCGGCGAGCTCCAGATGGGGATGACCGCCGAGAAGGTCGCCGAGGAGTACGGCGTCAGCCGCGAGGAACAGGACGAGTACGCCGCCCGCAGTCAACAGCGAGCCGCCGAGGCGACTGAGGAGGGCCGCTTCGACGACGAGATCGTCCCTATCGAGACCGGAGACGGCACCGTCTCCGAGGACGAGGGCATCCGACCGGGCACGACGACGGAGAAGCTCGCCGAACTGCCGACCGTGTTCAAGTCCGACGGCACCGTCACGCCCGGCAACGCCTCCCAGATCTCCGACGGCGCTGCCGCCCTGCTCGTCACGAGCGAGGCCTTCGCGGAGGAGCACGACCTCGAGATCATGGCCGAGGTCGGCATGAACAACGTCGCCGGCGTCGACCCCACGGTCATGGGGATCGGCCCGGTCCCGGCGACTGAGGGGCTGCTCGAGCGCAACGGCCGCGACATCGACGAGTACGACCAGGTCGAACTCAATGAGGCCTTCGCCAGCCAGACGATCTACTCGCGCGACCAGCTCGGGGTCGACCCCGAGATCTTCAACGTCAACGGCGGCGCCATCGCGCTCGGCCACCCGCTGGGCGCCTCTGGCGCTCGTCTGCCGGTGACGCTAATCAACGAACTTCGGCGGCGCGGTGGCGGCCTCGGCCTGGCGACGCTCTGTGTCGGCTTCGGTCAGGGCGCGGCGATCGAGTTCGACGTCAACTGA
- a CDS encoding MFS transporter: MDRVRLWTAAIFLFVFGDAMAMQARGPILAPLERTFGVSESVLGLVAPAGTAGFVVVVVATGLLAGRISVQRTLLVSVVAVAVALVAMAAAPLYVVFLLALLAQGAAAGAFRGVDRVVLSHLYAGRRGRVYTAYALMWAVGAVAGPQLVSAVLAVADWRAVFLVLVFSFVPTAVVAGRVDLPEMTAERSLSLSAFGTLLRRPSVVGSCTGLLLFGAVEGIMFTWLSYYASQFAATTTANLLLSAYLLAYIPARFGYTLAVDRVPYLALVLAVVLPAIPALVVVLTVSGQAGPVLFLAVFVAGAGLSSGFPILSAYAVEAAPAYTGPLNALTTGATYTGIAVGPAVVGVLAELYGIGQALWLAVAIAGVLFVTIAGTWLWTGTATAPTVTMASD, encoded by the coding sequence ATGGACCGGGTCCGTCTCTGGACGGCCGCGATCTTCCTGTTCGTCTTCGGCGACGCGATGGCGATGCAGGCGCGCGGCCCGATTCTCGCACCGCTCGAGCGCACGTTCGGCGTCTCGGAGAGCGTCCTCGGCCTGGTCGCGCCCGCCGGGACCGCCGGCTTCGTCGTGGTGGTGGTCGCGACGGGGCTGCTCGCGGGTCGGATCAGCGTTCAGCGGACGCTGTTGGTCAGCGTCGTCGCCGTCGCCGTCGCGCTCGTCGCGATGGCGGCCGCGCCCCTGTACGTCGTCTTCCTGCTCGCGTTGCTCGCCCAGGGGGCCGCGGCCGGCGCGTTCCGCGGCGTCGACCGCGTCGTGTTGAGCCACCTTTACGCCGGCCGTCGCGGACGGGTGTACACCGCGTACGCGCTCATGTGGGCCGTCGGCGCGGTCGCCGGACCCCAGCTCGTCAGCGCCGTCCTGGCGGTCGCCGACTGGCGGGCCGTCTTCCTCGTCCTCGTCTTCAGCTTCGTGCCGACCGCCGTCGTCGCCGGCCGCGTCGACCTGCCCGAGATGACCGCCGAGCGGTCGCTCTCCCTGAGCGCGTTCGGGACCCTGCTCCGACGGCCGTCTGTCGTCGGCTCCTGTACCGGGCTGTTGCTCTTCGGCGCCGTCGAGGGAATCATGTTCACCTGGCTCTCCTACTACGCCAGCCAGTTCGCCGCGACGACGACGGCGAACCTCCTGCTTTCGGCGTACCTGCTCGCGTACATCCCTGCCCGATTCGGGTACACGCTCGCCGTCGATCGCGTTCCGTACCTCGCGCTGGTGCTCGCCGTCGTTCTCCCCGCGATTCCGGCGCTGGTCGTCGTCCTCACCGTCTCCGGCCAGGCGGGTCCCGTCCTCTTCCTCGCCGTCTTCGTCGCCGGTGCGGGTCTCTCGAGCGGGTTCCCGATCCTGTCGGCCTACGCCGTCGAGGCCGCCCCGGCGTACACCGGGCCGCTCAACGCGTTGACGACCGGCGCGACCTACACGGGGATCGCCGTCGGTCCGGCCGTCGTCGGCGTGCTCGCGGAGCTATACGGTATCGGCCAGGCGCTGTGGCTGGCCGTCGCCATCGCCGGCGTGCTGTTCGTCACGATCGCGGGCACCTGGCTGTGGACCGGGACGGCGACGGCGCCGACGGTTACGATGGCGTCGGACTAA